In one Solanum dulcamara chromosome 1, daSolDulc1.2, whole genome shotgun sequence genomic region, the following are encoded:
- the LOC129903722 gene encoding probable adenylate kinase 6, chloroplastic, with the protein MVVWSRALVRWRCRATNLSRSFCEKLPPAEAKGRNVQWVFLGCPGVGKGTYAARLSKLLGVPHIATGDLVRQQLSSHGPLASKLVDIVSQGQLISDEIVIDLLSKRLEAGEAKGETGFILDGFPRTIRQAEILEGVMDIDLVINLKLREDVLIAKCLGRRTCSECGGNYNVACIDMRNDDGETRMYMPPLLPPPHCETKLITRSDDTENVVKERLRIYHEMSQPVEDFYRKRGKLLEFDLPGGIPESWPKLLQALNIYDDEDKKSAAA; encoded by the exons ATGGTGGTTTGGAGCCGTGCACTGGTAAGATGGCGATGTAGAGCCACCAATTTAAGCCGGAGTTTTTGTGAAAAATTACCTCCAGCGGAAGCTAAGGGCAGAAATGTTCAGTGGGTGTTCCTGGGCTGCCCTGGTGTGGGAAAAGGAACGTATGCAGCTCGACTTTCTAAGCTTCTTGGCGTACCCCACATAGCCACGGGTGATCTCGTCCGGCAACAACTCTCCTCTCATGGACCTCTTGCCTCAAAG CTTGTGGATATTGTTAGCCAAGGGCAATTAATTTCAGATGAAATTGTAATAGATTTGCTATCTAAGCGTCTTGAAGCTGGAGAAGCAAAGGGTGAAACAGGATTTATTCTTGATGGATTTCCTCGAACTATACGTCAGGCG GAAATCTTAGAGGGAGTGATGGACATTGACCTGGTGATTAATCTGAAGCTTCGGGAAGATGTGTTGATTGCCAAGTGCTTAGGAAGGAGGACTTGTAGCGAGTGTGGAGGCAATTACAATGTTGCGTGCATTGATATGAGGAATGATGATGGCGAAACTAGAATGTACATGCCTCCTCTTCTCCCTCCTCCACATTGTGAAACCAAACTTATTACACGGTCTGATGACACTGAAAATGTTGTGAAGGAACGCCTCCGCATCTACCATGAAATG AGCCAACCAGTGGAGGACTTTTACCGCAAGCGGGGGAAGCTGTTGGAGTTTGATCTCCCTGGAGGAATTCCAGAGTCATGGCCAAAGTTGCTTCAGGCTTTGAATATCTATGATGACGAGGATAAGAAATCTGCAGCAGCATGA